Sequence from the Anaerolineales bacterium genome:
CTGACGGCGGAGATATCGGGGATCGCGCCCGCGCTGACCACGGCCTTTCATCTCGGCCTGCCGGTGGTATATGCCCGCAAGACCAAGCCCATCACGATGCCGGATCAGATCTACCTGACACTCGCCCCGTCCCACACCAAAGGGCGCACTGTCGAGCTGATCGTCTCCCCGGAGTATCTCGGGCGGGACGAAAGGGTGCTGATCATCGACGACTTCCTCGCCAGCGGACAGACCATCCTGGGATTGGTGCGCCTGGCCCAGACGGCCGGCGCTACGGTCGTCGGCATCGGGGCGCTGGTGGAGAAATCTTTTGAAGGCGGACGCACGCTGCTCACATCTCTCGGCGTTCCCATCGAGTCCCTGGCCGTGATCAGCGACATGAGCGAAGGCCGGATCGTCTTCGCCTCCTGACCGATGGCTGACATGATCGCGGTCCTCGATTTCGGCTCGCAGTACAGCCAACTGATCGTCCGGCGGGTGCGCGAGGCCCGGGTCTACAGCCAACTGTTTCCCCACCATACACCGGCAGAAATCGTCACCGCCTCCGTGCCGGTTGGCTACATCCTCTCCGGAGGGCCGGCTTCGGTCTACGAGGACGGCGCCCCCCAGGTGCCCGAGTACGTTCTGCGATCCGGCAAACCCATCCTGGGAATCTGCTACGGCATGCAGGCCCTGACACACGCCCTGGGTGGCAAGGTTCGTCCTTCGGTACAACGGGAGTATGGGCCGGCCCAGGTGGTGTGTCTACAAGACAACCTCCTGCTTTCACCCGGCGCCCAACCCGTGTGGATGTCGCACGGCGATCGGATCGAGCGGATGCCGTCGGGCTTCGACGCCATCGCCCGTTCAGAGAACTCGCCGATTGCAGCCATGGCCGACGGTCAGCGGCAGTGGTACGGGGTCCAGTTCCATCCGGAGGTCCGCCACACCCCGGGCGGGAGCGCCATCCTGCGAGCCTTCGTACTCGACATCTGCCGCGCCAGGCCAGAATGGACTCCGGCGGCCATCGTCCAGGAGAGTCTCGCCCGGATCCGACAGCAGGTCGGCACGGGCC
This genomic interval carries:
- the xpt gene encoding xanthine phosphoribosyltransferase; the protein is LTAEISGIAPALTTAFHLGLPVVYARKTKPITMPDQIYLTLAPSHTKGRTVELIVSPEYLGRDERVLIIDDFLASGQTILGLVRLAQTAGATVVGIGALVEKSFEGGRTLLTSLGVPIESLAVISDMSEGRIVFAS